In Trichlorobacter lovleyi, the DNA window CAGGTCCGGAAGGAAGCAACGGCAGCGGCTGTCGCTGTGTGCCGCAGGTAAACCCGGCTGTCATCTCCGCCCACAACGTTTGTACTGCATGTCCAGATTCAGGAAGCCACCCGTGTCCTACGAAGTCCTTGCCCGCAAATATCGCCCCCAGACCTTTGCCGGATTGACCGGTCAGGAGCATGTCAGCCGTACCCTGCAGAACGCCATTGATACCGGCCGGGTGGCCCATGCCTTCCTGTTTACCGGGGCGCGGGGGGTCGGCAAGACCAGTACCGCCCGTATCCTGGCCAAGGCCCTCAACTGCGAGCAGGGTGTCACGCTGGAACCATGCAACGTCTGCCCGCACTGCCGCGAGATTACCGACGGCAGTTCCACCGATGTCTTTGAGATCGACGGCGCCTCCAATACCGGTGTGGATGATGTCCGGGAACTGCGGGACAACAGCCGCTATCTTCCCTCCCACAGCCGCTACAAGATCTACATCATCGACGAAGTGCACATGCTCTCCACCAACGCCTTCAACGCCCTGTTGAAGACGCTGGAAGAGCCGCCGCCCCATGTCAAGTTCATCTTTGCCACCACTGAACCGCATAAACTGCCGATTACCATCCTTTCCCGCTGCCAGCGTTTTGATTTCAAGCGGGTACCGCTGATCAAGATCGTGGGCCGCCTGCGCGAGATCGCTGATCAGGAAGGGATTGTCATCAGCGATGCCGCCCTGGCCCTGATTGCCCGCAAGGGTGACGGCAGCATGCGGGATTCCATCACCTGTTTTGATCAGGTGCTGGCCTTCTGCGGCAACACCGTGGCCGTTGAGGATGTGGCTACCCTGGTGGGGGTGGTGGATCGCCGTCTGCTGGCTGACCTGTCCAGCGCCGTCTTTGCCGGCGACACCCAGGGGGCCCTGGAAGGGGTCCGGCGGGTAGATGCCTTCGGCTATAACGTGCGCCAGTTCACCCAGGAACTGATCAGTCATTTCCGCAATCTGCTGATTATCCGTTCGGTCCCCAAACCGGGCGAGATCCTTGACCTGGCCGAGGCGGAGCTGGAAGAGTTACGGCAGCAGGCAGGTGAACAGAGTGCTGCCGATATCCAGCGCCGCCTGACCCTGCTGGTCAAGGCTGAGTCCGAGATGGCCCATGCCTCGTTTCCGCGGTTGCTGCTGGAGATGGTGCTGCTGAAGATGGCAACCCTGCAACCGGTGCTGCCGATTCAGCAACTGCTGGACCGGATCAAGCACCTCGAGACCGGGGTGGCCCAGACAACCCCGGAGCTGTGGGCTGCCCCCAAACAACAGGCTGCCGTCAAACCGGTCCCGCCGGTGCGCCATGGGCAACCGTCTGTCCAGCAGCCGGTGGCATCCACACCGCAGGGTGGCGGGGGCTGGGAGCGTTTTGTGGCCTTCTGCCTTGAGCAGAAACCGGCCCTGGGGGCGCTGCTTGAGCATGGTTCGCCCCTGGCCTATGCCCCTGACCGGCTGGAGATCGGGTTCCCCGAGGGTTCCTACTTCCTGAACAGTCTGCAGGACCCCGATAACAAACAGGCGGTTGATGCGCTGGCGGCCCAGTACATGCATCAGCCCACCGTGGTCAAGATCGTGTCAATTGCCGCTGTTGCAGACGGGAATTCGCCCTGCTCTCTGGCCGAAAAAAAAAAGCATGATGAGGAACAGCGACGGGAGTCAATCCGGCGCGAGGTGACCGAGCATCCGGTAGTGCAGGAGGCGCTACGGGTACTGGGTGGCGAGATTGTCGAAATCAAGGAAATGTAAACGCTGCATAGCGGAACATCGTTTCAGATGATACCACAGAAGGAGATGCGCAATGTCCAAAGGTTTGGCAGGAATCATGAAGCAGGCCCAGATGATCCAGCAGAAGATGGCAAAACTGCAGGAAGAAGCCGCCCTGAAAGAGGCAGAGGCCTCAGCAGGCGGCGGTGCCGTGACGGTGGTGGTAAACGGTAAGAACGAGATCAAGTCGCTGACTATCAAGCCTGAGGCGGTTGATCCCAATGATGTTGAGATGCTGCAGGACCTGATTATTGCAGCCACCAACGAGGCCCTCAAAAAGGTGCACGAGGAACTTTCGGGCGAGATGTCCAAGATCACCGGCGGCATGAGTATTCCCGGTCTGTTCTAGTGGCCGGCTTTTACTCCTGCTGTAATTGAACTGGCTGATTTCAATGGAAACGTGCAGACGCGGGGCTCCCTTCGTCTGCATATTTTTAACCGCACTATAATTATAAAAAATTGTTTTATCTGGTTAATATTCTATGCTACAACATGCTCCAACACTGACACGGCTGGTGGGAGAACTGAAGAAACTTCCCGGTATTGGCGAACGCACGGCACTGCGTCTGGCCTTCCATCTCCTCAAGTCACCCCAGAATCTCGGCTCCCTGGCAGAGGCGCTTGTGCAGGTTCAGGAACGGGTTTGCGCCTGTTCCGTCTGTTTTGCCCTGACCGAGCAGGATCCCTGTCCGATCTGCAGCGGCGGACGTGACAGCAGTGTGATCTGCGTGGTTGAGACCTCGCAGGATATGCTGGCCCTTGAACGGAGCAACGCCTACCACGGTGCGTACCATGTCCTGCAGGGGGCTATTTCACCGCTCCACGGCGTCAATCCGGATGATCTGCGGATCAAGGAACTTCTGGCGCGGATTGAACAAGGGCAGGTCGACGAGGTGGTGATTGCCACCAACTTCACGGTGGAAGGTGAGACAACCGCCCTCTACCTGGCGCGGCAACTGAAGCCGCTGGGGCTTAGAGTCACCCGGCTGGCACACGGTATCCCGCTGGGCAGCGATATCGAATTTGTGGACCCTGCCACGGTGCAATGGGCCATGAAGGGGAGAAGCGAACTTTAGATCCGTTTTGCGTATCGGACATTACCAGTACCACATCAACAGGAGGAGCAGTATGAGCAAGAAGATGGTCACCATCGACGGCAACACCGCCGCAGCCCACGTGGCCCACGCCACTAACGAAGTTATTGCCATTTATCCGATTACCCCGTCCTCGGTCATGGGTGAGATCTCCGACGCCAAGAGCGCCGTGGGTGAAAAGAACATCTGGGGCAACGTCCCGTCCGTGGTTGAGATGCAGTCCGAAGGCGGCGCTGCCGGT includes these proteins:
- the dnaX gene encoding DNA polymerase III subunit gamma/tau, encoding MSYEVLARKYRPQTFAGLTGQEHVSRTLQNAIDTGRVAHAFLFTGARGVGKTSTARILAKALNCEQGVTLEPCNVCPHCREITDGSSTDVFEIDGASNTGVDDVRELRDNSRYLPSHSRYKIYIIDEVHMLSTNAFNALLKTLEEPPPHVKFIFATTEPHKLPITILSRCQRFDFKRVPLIKIVGRLREIADQEGIVISDAALALIARKGDGSMRDSITCFDQVLAFCGNTVAVEDVATLVGVVDRRLLADLSSAVFAGDTQGALEGVRRVDAFGYNVRQFTQELISHFRNLLIIRSVPKPGEILDLAEAELEELRQQAGEQSAADIQRRLTLLVKAESEMAHASFPRLLLEMVLLKMATLQPVLPIQQLLDRIKHLETGVAQTTPELWAAPKQQAAVKPVPPVRHGQPSVQQPVASTPQGGGGWERFVAFCLEQKPALGALLEHGSPLAYAPDRLEIGFPEGSYFLNSLQDPDNKQAVDALAAQYMHQPTVVKIVSIAAVADGNSPCSLAEKKKHDEEQRRESIRREVTEHPVVQEALRVLGGEIVEIKEM
- a CDS encoding YbaB/EbfC family nucleoid-associated protein → MSKGLAGIMKQAQMIQQKMAKLQEEAALKEAEASAGGGAVTVVVNGKNEIKSLTIKPEAVDPNDVEMLQDLIIAATNEALKKVHEELSGEMSKITGGMSIPGLF
- the recR gene encoding recombination mediator RecR, whose translation is MLQHAPTLTRLVGELKKLPGIGERTALRLAFHLLKSPQNLGSLAEALVQVQERVCACSVCFALTEQDPCPICSGGRDSSVICVVETSQDMLALERSNAYHGAYHVLQGAISPLHGVNPDDLRIKELLARIEQGQVDEVVIATNFTVEGETTALYLARQLKPLGLRVTRLAHGIPLGSDIEFVDPATVQWAMKGRSEL